A window of the Lolium perenne isolate Kyuss_39 chromosome 7, Kyuss_2.0, whole genome shotgun sequence genome harbors these coding sequences:
- the LOC127314761 gene encoding protein PSK SIMULATOR 1: MGCVFSTRTRERKEPRAARSVQQQQQAQQALGAAYDARRSRYGPGDYDSGELAIRPPHKPHPSNKVSDTGTFFLEKAVDVLDTLGSGIASLNHGSGFLYGGTNRGNKVDILSFEVANTIAKASSLWRSCSDESIKELKEEILHSDGVRILISSNSAELLHIAAIDKREELAIFSREVIRFGDLCKDPIWHNLGRYFDKLTKEVTPQDHSKEHIEITVKQLISLAQNTSELYHELHALDRFEQDFKRKFQEEESVPAARRESVMILHSELKRQRNLVKKLKKKSLWSRPLEDIVEKLVEIAIFLDRQLRDAFGEVGTEFVSYEQVQNKRLGPCGLALHYANIINQIENIVSRPLSLPPSARDNLYHGLPITVKSALRSRLQSVNTEEERSVSQIKAEMQKTLRWILPIAENTTRAHQGFGWVGEWANFGSDMDEKSGSRHAVSRVQTLHHADKAATEHHMLELVVLLHQLVVQVKSRGYGHNKSGRRDRSRSSRRGSSELARSGDTKHTTSPMHDGGTCPSPLSDSERETLDHLAFRRTTSYGRSKSCEPRPGKASRANRSWDACRSHGSSPAREFGRDSAPGCDQMARDLDVIDGLGRLTLSSFS; encoded by the exons ATGGGGTGCGTGTTTTCGACGCGGACGCGGGAGCGGAAGGAGCCGCGGGCGGCGCGGTCggtccagcagcagcagcaggcgcAGCAGGCGCTCGGGGCGGCCTACGACGCGCGCCGGAGCAGGTACGGCCCCGGGGACTACGACTCCGGGGAGCTCGCCATCCGGCCGCCGCACAAGCCGCACCCGTCCAACAAG GTATCGGACACAGGTACATTCTTTCTGGAGAAGGCTGTCGACGTGTTAGATACCCTCGGCAGTGGCATCGCAAGTTTGAACCATGGCAGCGGGTTTCTCTACGGTGGAACAAACCGGGGAAATAAAGTCGATATTTTGTCGTTTGAAGTCGCAAATACGATAGCAAAAGCTTCTTCTTTGTGGAGATCATGTTCCGACGAGAGTATAAAGGAACTGAAGGAGGAAATTTTGCATTCAGACGGTGTGCGGatattgatttcttccaactctgcTGAGCTCTTGCATATTGCTGCCATCGACAAAAG GGAAGAGCTTGCCATATTTTCGAGGGAAGTAATTCGATTTGGTGACCTTTGTAAAGACCCCATATGGCATAACTTGGGACGCTATTTTGACAA GTTAACGAAAGAAGTCACGCCCCAGGATCATTCAAAAGAGCATATCGAAATAACTGTCAAACAGTTGATTAGTTTGGCTCAAAACACTTCT GAGCTTTACCATGAACTGCACGCACTGGATAGATTTGAGCAGGATTTTAAAAGGAAATTTCAAGAAGAGGAGTCTGTGCCAGCAGCTAGAAGAG AGAGTGTTATGATCTTGCATAGTGAACTAAAGCGCCAAAGGAATCTTGTGAAAAAATTGAAGAAGAAATCCTTGTGGTCCAGACCTTTGGAGGAT ATTGTGGAAAAGCTTGTTGAAATCGCCATTTTTCTTGATAGACAACTCCGGGATGCATTCGGTGAAGTTG GTACTGAATTCGTCAGTTATGAGCAAGTTCAGAACAAAAGGCTAGGCCCCTGTGGTTTGGCACTACACTACGCTAACATTATCAATCAGATTGAAAATATA GTTTCTCGACCACTCTCTCTTCCTCCTAGCGCTAGGGACAACCTGTACCATGGACTACCAATAACAGTGAAGTCAGCTCTGCGGTCACGGTTGCAATCAGTTAATACTGAAGAGGAG CGTAGTGTATCTCAAATAAAAGCTGAAATGCAGAAAACCCTCCGCTGGATTCTGCCAATAGCAGAAAACACAACAAG AGCACACCAAGGATTCGGATGGGTCGGCGAATGGGCAAACTTCGG GAGCGACATGGACGAGAAGTCAGGGTCCCGGCATGCCGTCAGCCGGGTGCAGACGCTCCACCATGCCGACAAGGCGGCAACGGAGCATCACATGCTGGAGCTTGTGGTGCTGCTCCACCAGCTGGTTGTGCAGGTGAAGAGCCGAGGCTACGGGCACAACAAGTCAGGGAGGCGGGACCGGTCCCGATCTTCCCGCAGAGGTTCATCGGAACTGGCACGATCTGGTGACACCAAGCACACCACGTCTCCGATGCACGACGGTGGCACATGCCCGAGTCCGCTATCGGACTCGGAGCGCGAGACGTTGGACCACCTGGCCTTCCGGAGGACGACGAGTTACGGCAGGAGCAAGAGCTGCGAGCCCCGGCCCGGGAAGGCGAGCAGGGCGAACAGGAGCTGGGACGCATGCCGGAGCCACGGGAGCTCGCCGGCGAGGGAGTTCGGTCGGGACTCAGCGCCAGGATGTGACCAGATGGCGAGGGACCTGGATGTAATTGATGGGCTGGGCAGACTGACTCTATCATCATTTAGTTAG
- the LOC127314764 gene encoding uncharacterized protein gives MAAFAATTIPLTGRVAGARRCVLARASATMTPAVVSAGRTHYEVLGVGAGASRGEIKAAYRRLAREVHPDAVGALGGDEGFIRLHAAYATLADPDQRARYDRDVAANAGASAAMMFRRAAAAPGFRRRTWETDQCW, from the coding sequence ATGGCTGCGTTTGCTGCAACGACCATTCCGCTTACAGGGCGCGTCGCCGGAGCCCGGCGGTGTGTGCTGGCTCGTGCGTCGGCGACGATGACCCCGGCGGTGGTGTCGGCGGGGAGGACGCACTACGAGGTGCTCGGGGTGGGCGCGGGGGCTAGCAGGGGGGAGATCAAGGCCGCGTACCGGCGCCTGGCGAGGGAGGTGCACCCGGACGCCGTTGGAGCTCTAGGCGGAGACGAGGGGTTCATCCGGCTGCACGCGGCCTACGCCACCCTCGCCGACCCCGACCAGCGAGCGCGATACGACCGGGACGTTGCGGCCAACGCTGGGGCGTCTGCGGCGATGATGTTCCGGCGGGCCGCGGCGGCGCCGGGGTTCCGGCGAAGGACGTGGGAGACGGACCAGTGCTGGTAG